In one Neobacillus sp. WH10 genomic region, the following are encoded:
- a CDS encoding aminodeoxychorismate/anthranilate synthase component II, whose protein sequence is MILVIDNYDSFTFNLVQYIRTIGEEVVVIRNDQLSLEKIEQMQPDHLLISPGPGNPDSAGLCLDIVKRFYKKIPIMGVCLGHQVIAQAFGGMVIKASKPMHGKISFITHDQNGIFRDIPSPLQVTRYHSLIVDESTLPKCLEISARSEDGEIMALRHKHYKVEGVQFHPESILTENGLQMLLNFFIKECKDENKSYENTTTSLSL, encoded by the coding sequence GTGATTTTAGTAATTGATAACTATGATTCCTTCACGTTCAACTTAGTCCAATACATCCGAACAATCGGCGAAGAGGTCGTTGTGATTCGGAATGATCAGCTTTCCTTAGAAAAAATAGAACAAATGCAGCCAGACCATCTCCTTATTTCTCCAGGACCTGGTAATCCTGATTCAGCTGGTCTATGCTTAGATATCGTGAAAAGGTTTTATAAAAAAATTCCAATAATGGGTGTATGTCTGGGTCACCAAGTTATTGCGCAAGCGTTTGGTGGAATGGTAATAAAGGCATCAAAACCAATGCATGGAAAAATCTCATTTATAACCCATGACCAAAATGGGATTTTCCGTGATATTCCTTCACCATTACAAGTGACAAGATATCATTCATTAATCGTCGATGAATCTACCCTTCCCAAATGTCTAGAAATCAGTGCAAGAAGTGAAGATGGTGAAATTATGGCGCTCCGACATAAGCATTATAAAGTAGAAGGAGTTCAATTCCATCCTGAATCCATCTTGACAGAAAACGGATTACAAATGTTACTGAATTTTTTTATAAAAGAATGTAAGGATGAAAACAAATCTTATGAAAATACAACAACCTCTCTTAGCCTTTGA